From Streptomyces sp. GSL17-111, one genomic window encodes:
- a CDS encoding IS30 family transposase, with product MTGARPSAVATSRAAGRHRLRWTLTRDRGREIAEHQAIATETRMPTYLCKPRSRWQHGTDENTDRLLGQYRPTGADLRTFSQTELATIAHELNRRPRKTHVHRTGRGLRRPCEQH from the coding sequence ATGACGGGCGCCCGGCCCTCCGCCGTCGCAACCAGTCGCGCTGCCGGACGGCATCGACTGCGGTGGACGCTCACCCGGGATCGCGGCCGGGAGATCGCCGAGCACCAGGCCATCGCCACCGAGACCAGGATGCCGACCTACCTCTGCAAGCCGCGGAGCCGGTGGCAGCACGGCACCGACGAGAACACCGACCGGCTGCTTGGGCAGTACCGCCCCACGGGCGCCGACCTCCGTACGTTCAGCCAGACCGAGCTGGCCACCATCGCTCACGAACTCAACCGCCGTCCGCGCAAGACCCACGTCCACCGCACTGGCAGAGGTCTACGCCGACCTTGCGAACAGCACTGA